tattgctacataatatgtggagaaacTGTTTCCAAGacttgaacttgtgacctctaagttacacccctgcaactctaccactaggccataTGTTCGCTTGTAAAAGGTAAAGAACTACCGGCAATCAACCCTAAGATTAAAGAACTTCTTTATCTCCACTTAATTTATATATAACCAAAAAAAGAGATATGGATAGAAGTAATAGAAAAGGGCATGGAATTTATCAAATTAATGGAGCATTTAGCTTTTAGATAAGAAGGAAACGGGAATCCACATAATGCACTCCAACTAATTactcttatggattacttgACTGACCACAAATTGTTTGAGTTAAAAGCTTTGATAAAGATGATGATCAATACCAATAAATGTGCATTAAGAGTGTGGATTGAAACAACCAAACATCTTCTTCGTTGCTCTTTGGCCAGTcatcttagagtgtgtttggattgagggattttgggggaagggaggggagggaggggaggggagggaagggagggggaggggaaggggaaggggaagggggAATATtattccctctcccatgtttggataaataaaaaaaagaggaaggaaagaaaatttgtttaatttactaatttatcattatttttatgttaaaatattatgtacaagggtaaaaataaatatttaccttataaatgacttaattagtaatcccttccctccagatgactccattttggagaggaagaattttgacaaaaaatttaatgaaatcttccctccaaatccctcatcttaattttttataagctatccaaacaagagaattggaaggaacctctctttcccttcccatcctttccctcccctcccctccaaatccctcaatccaaacacactcttagcgAGATTGCCCATGAGACCATAGGAATCAAATGGGTGGTTGAAAATTTGTTAAGGATGAACTTAAGGGCTGGTGTAATTTGGAAACCAAGAATACTATTCATCCCCACTATTCCTCCAGACGAGCTTCCGGATTTTTTGGAAAGAGAGAAACTTGAGGGCCTTCTAAAAGAAGGAACGCAGCTTCAATATGGTGAAAGATAGATGTTTCGATACTATCTTATGATTTAACAAGATAACTCCCTAAAATTACTAAACAAATACGAATGACAGATACGCAAAGAACCAAAACCACTGTCTCTCCAGACTAGTCTAGACACCCAGCACCATGCAATTAAAAGTTGTCAAGGTCATAAACATGCCTACACACTCAATTAGTATATTTTGGAAGCATTTGCTGCCATCCTTCCATGAAAAGATGTATCACTTGTCCAGCGAAGTTCctaaaattaatcaaaataagaacaattttaaaaaaagcaaCCCTCTACAAGAGAAGCATGAAAGAGAACATGAGTCTCTATGGGCAGTTTCAAGTTCCAGAAGACACCAGCAAAGTGCCAAACTCCATGGTTAAATCAACAAATTCAATGTCCACTTTTTCTTTCCCACCCTTCTTTTCTTTGACCTGAAGTGGGAGCAATTTCTGAGGTCTTCTCTGAGCAATGTTTTTTAATCTATTGATTGAAAACTAGAAACTAGCTTCCGAGAAGAGGTAGTTGTCCTCAGTCAAATCATGTTCCATTACAAACAATTCATCAAATAAATTCATTCCAAGAAATTAGGCGGACATGAACCGCTTTATGACACAACTGATGGCACATTCTTTGTCAAACTTAAGAATTCAGTTCAAGTAACAATAGTTGTAAATGAAGGATATCAAACATCACCATATCTGCATACTAAAACTAcgcttctttcaatttctttaaaaagGGCCAAATGGTACCAACACGGTGCAACCAATTACAATCATTCACAAGAAATGAGATCTATTACGTCAAGAAGAATCGTCTTCATCTATGTAGCAACATCCTCTACACCAAACAAACATCATTCTCCATATTTTAAAGTGAGTTGCTTTCAGCACCTTTAAACAGGTCACAAAATACTTGACTAGGTAGTGATACCAAATAGTTTTTCATTACGATCCATGTAGCTACTAGCCAACCTCAGATATTCAGGATTAAGGGCCTTCTTGCTGTCATCGAGCTAGTTGCCAGTGACATCAGTCATCAATTATCAATTTTGTCATGAGATACAATATCTCATACCAAAACCTGTTTACAAAGTACCTGGccaattttgtttcatttgaatCATTTTTCCCCTTAACAAATATACATGGTTGACTAGAATTCAAAGGcaaaatctttcttttctttttaggcCCCTATGAATTCTCCGTCCAATCCGAACctccaaaaaaccaaaaatagcATAAAATCTTTCAGAGTTTCATACTATCTACTAGGTTCATCTGCTACCAGCACTGATTTCCTACGGTCCTACCAactttcttttttgtaattttgctAATTCTACAATATACACAATGTCCTTGCATCTCCAAGGTTTAAGAACATAGAAAGACAAAGTTTATTTGACAGTTATCACTGAGTTTATGTAAATTAACCTATTGATGATCAAAATCTACAATTGAGGAAAGCATCTTTCCTGAAGTATAATTCACCATAGATATCGATACAATTACATGATCACGGTTCAAAATCAAGAAATTCCATTTTTAGAGTATGACCTAAGAGCATGTGCTAGGTAGCTCGGGTAATTATGCCATTGTAGAGGATCTGCAGCACTGAAAGGGAAAGCTCTACTTCTCATCCCTCTAGCTACAATCCAGTCTATcttgaagaaaagaaatgatCGGGATTTCAATGGCAATGAATCGTTGGTAGATACTATCTTTGATAACTGGCtttgtttgtttcaattttggTTTTCCAAAGTCAAATATATGTAACAGTGGTGGCTTCAAAGAGACTATTGATGTCTCTCAACTGTAATGCCCCTTTCTGGGCTGCACATCCTTGGTGCTTGTTCAATAAACTTCTTTTAcactccaaaaaaagaaaaggacagaAACAAGGTGGCACAAGACCGTCTCAGCCTGCCCTTGCAAGGGGCAAGAGAAGATTCTTGACTGTTGCAACCTGGATATGAGGATATAGTCATATGCAGTCTAAGGAGGTAACAAAGTAGTCCCTCAATTGAGTAAAGGAAGTTTTTATTAGTCAAACATACAACAACTAGAACACAACAGAGCAGCCTCACAACTACGCATGCATACACGCACAAGTGACAATGTATTTCATTCTTTAAAGAACAGAGAATAAATTAAAATCGAGCAAAGAAAGGACGAAACTAATTTCAATTTTCGAAACCATATTGAATGCCTAATCTAATGTTTTACAGATATGAGTCgcataattttcaaaattacaaaCATAGTAAACTAATAAACTCAACTGGATGGGGAGAGACAAGAAGGGAAGTAGTTAGAAATCTCCCACTTCTACAAACTTTTACACTCATAGAAGGGACTACTTGAGATTTCGACATAAAAACTTGTTGATAGACCAATATATCTCTAGCAAATTCCCATAATTTATTAGAAGAAACATACAATAATTTGCAACCTGGACACATTTGTTATGGTCAAAGTACAAGTCAAAGACAGGTGGTCATGTACTTTGTCATCCAGATGCAAAAACCAAATACATgatgaaatttgaaaatataagataaaataaaaagactAACAGTAGCACAGAAAATGGTGAATGAATTGATCACAGCATGTCATATAATttcaagatgaaatatttaGGGCAACAAACCGTTGAGTATGACTATGCACTGGTTACATAGAGCATATCCACAATAGTTTCCAAAAAACACATAACCTTGAGACAAATATTCTACCTGGCAATTATGCTATCACTACAATTATCTATACCATTAGATAAAATCCACAGAAAGTAAAAGCATATCCCAGTCTTTTCCCAATCAAGACAAAAGAGGTTTAGCTACCAATTAACTTGGTATGGTCAACCATCCAATGAAATATCACATGATTGCTTCTTGGAAGCTTAAAGTATAAAAAACCTTAAATAAACTGGGGTAAGTACTCACCGGATACTGGCTATAAATGCAATCCCTTCGACCTTTACCAGGTGTCAAGGGATGAGTATGCTCCATCACAAACTTTGTCACAACCCATTTACCAGAACTCACTTTTCTGACCAAAATCATTGCCCTGCAACCCACTCTGGTTTCAGCCCTCTGTCTTAAAATTTTTTCACGCTTGTCAGGCATTCTGTATCCCTCTCTGTTACACACAAGTGCCCGACCGATTGCAGTTCCATCACGCCTTGATCGAGATAGTTTGCTAACACGGATGACAAATCCCACTCGAGTGGCATATGCATTATAAAATGCATGAGCCGCTGCTTCAGATTCAAACTCTTGTCCCACATAGGGCTCATCGGCTTGAGGTCCTGATACGGCTGGAATTGCATCCGGGATACTGTCTTCAGAACAATCTTGCTCAATCTTCTCCTCATGATTCTGATGCAAGGGAACTTCAATTGTATTTTCAACCAATTCAATTCCATCGTCTCCCCTATTCTCCTCCAATGCAATGCAATTAGTCACCATTTCACCATTAAAATCTCCGTCAACCCGGAACTCCACTGCAGTTTAAAATAAACTGATTTAATGAATTTCCACGGCAAAGCTATATACCAGTATACCAAACCAAAAcacataaaaatcaaaacatgttAGCGTACCCGCTTGCTCTTTCTAATTTCCAACACACCTTAGGAGAAAAGCAGCGGGGAAACCAGGGGCAGTGTTATTTAATCTCATTTCTCACACTCTCACCAAGCACACAAGAACCCAACTACCGGGTACTCCAGAAAGTCCATCGAACCTATTGCTTGGCAGCAGTATCGTATCCAAGAataaatatacatacaaatTGAAGGAtctaatcaaacaaaaaatattcaaaatttttcCTTCCCTCTCCTGCATTCTCTCTGCAACCAAACAGAGATTCAATTCATAATTTACTTTAAAATCATCAAGTTCTGCCCCAATTTGGATCGAGGATGTATTCACAAACCTAAAAAAGTTTTAGGTAAACTCTGTGACTCAGAGAAAGAATTGTATATATGAAATTAAGATTCGACAAAAGAAAAACTTACTTGAAATTTATTCTGTACTAGTTGTTCATACGATCTTGGGGGAGATCATCGAATCAGGACTTGCTCGAAGAGAGAGCGGATTTCGAGTGCGAGTTCAGGCTGAAAAAGATGAGGACGCGAGTGTCTGCGACGTGGCAAGACTCTATTGGGTCAGTGAGTAATAGAAGTCAATACTTTCGTTCAGATCGTATACTCTCTGTTGACGCGTGGTAAATGGAGTGCGCTTCAACACGTAAGATCGGCACTTGCCTGGTATGTTATCGGGTCTAGTACTACTAATCAACGGGTAAAGTTTGGGATGACACTATAAAGCAACCATAAAGAATAAATGCAATAGGGTatatttgttgggccaacaaatatttcatctttattatataaaaaatcaagtcaatatagtcacatcaataaaacatatctttcaatacagtcacatcaacaaaacacaaatttttatacatTATCTACATTATCTCTTTCCCAcacaacatggaggccaacaacaaaATTATTCCAAAACACATAATCTCAATACAactacatcagcaaaacacatctctagacacaaccacatcaacaaaacacgtatttcaatacagtcacatcaacaaaacataaaattcaatacattttgttggcccagcaaaattTTACCATTATAGCTGCTCTAAGGTAGGTTTTTGATGgggacaacaaaatgtattagaTGACGTATTTTACTTATGTGGAtggaccaacaaaatatattgatataatAATGTAAATTCGTTGGCTTTATTTTTGGAGTAATAGAAGTGGGGTACAACATTGATTTTGGTGTAGATGTGAATGTGTTTTATTATGGGACTCACTTGGAGAGCAAACATGGGAGCCAACCAACCTCCATGTCTCCTTGGTTGACCCAAGAAAATAGGGCCAACAAATTGATATTGTTGTGTGCATCATTTCACCCGTAACCCATTAGATTTTCCAAAAAGTAAACCCATGGGCCAACAAAATTGCATTGCTGCAATTGCTTTGATAGTTTTTTTGCGGAAAactagagcatccacaatgggctcttgaaaacaaaaatctgAAGAACCAGATATACCATTATGCAGTGCTACTTCACTACAATGGAATAAAAATGACACTTGTGTTTAACTTGAAACTGAGATATCCGGCGCCATtgtggatattatttggacccACAATACCAATAATGAGACACATGTTTAACGaattctaaatcattttttatcTTCCTAAATACGCGCGTTTCCATCCATATTCCTCTTTCAATCTTTAACTTTTTTGGGTTTCTTCCGTCGCCATTCTCACTTTCCAAGTTCGTTCCATATCCCGCGGTTGTGCCCCCCATCATTTAAACCAGAGCAAGAAAAACCTCATCATCACTTCGTCAAGGTATGGGCACAATAATTTTGTCTAATTTCCTTCATATGCTTATCACTTAATTAGATCTTAAACTACGTGTGATTTGTCTCGATGTTGGTTGCTCGTATTGATTTAGGCATGTGTGTAGGTTCTATTTCGTCGATTTCAGTCTAGATTTAGGTCAAAAGTTGTTGATGTATGAAGTTGTCTGCTTCAAATTTTCTGTTTACTTTACTTATTTATGATTCCCATCATTTCCACAATGATAAATTTGGAACTTTTAGTGTTTATGGGTGTCGTGTTTATGCAATGATTGAACTCTATAGTGTAATGTGTTTCTTTtgcaaaacaaaattatatatgCTTTGTGTTATTCAAATATGAATTTCTTctgtttatatttatatatttgtcgACATTTATTCATTGTTGTCAGTTTTGTGGGAACCGGACTGTGCTGGCCGATCGGACCGGAAAACCAGTGAATCGGCCACCAAGCCAACACTATCTTGCAAGAATACCTGTTATGCAATAGACCCGAGAAAAGCCGTTTGAATCCGGCGGAATTCCGTTGACCGCAAACCCGGTCGATTTTGATTGAACCATTgcattttattgaaaaaaggaaatcaattaaataattaataaaaatgaattattCAAGTATTAACTATTAACATTAAACACAGTAATACAACACTAACATGTCTAATTGTAACATTAACATCATTACATCAATAAAAGACAAATTCTAATTCTAAGAATCTTAAGTAGTAAGTTCTAACGGGTtgactaaaactaaaactaaaagtctaaaacagtaaaatactaaaatctAAGAATAAACAAAAATCCCTAAAAggtaaaaaatcaaaatccctaGGTGGAGGCTGGATTCGCTTGATTGAAAGTGAAACGGCGAAGTGAGACTAAACACCAAAGTCGCGGACGAAATTGCTTCCACCAGTCCACTGTCGTCGTCTTCTCTACTATCCACTTCACAATCCCTACTTTGGTGCTTCCCCTTCCATTGTCTATCATCGTCTCCAGAGTTCAATCTCCACTTCGCGCGACTTCCTCTGCCACTTCTCTTTTCATTGCCCGTAAGTTCACTTCTGTAACTTTGTATTTGCTTAAATTAGTCAATTGTTGTGTTGGTAGTTGTTAATAATGCAGTTTTGTTtctgttatttgttttgttcaagCAGTAACCTATAAGAATGTTCAAGTCTTGAAGAGTTGAAGTGGTCGATCTGCTCCAGCCTCCAACTCTGTCAACAATAGGTAACTTCTTAATTCCTAAATGGATTCCTCTGCTACACCCTCAACCAATGAATCCATTCCATCAACAAATGCTTCTGTTAGTAATACATCTAGTGCTAGTAGAGGGAAAATTGATCCAGTATGGGGGCAATGTAAAAAAATTGTTGAAGTAGGGGGTAAAAAGTTGATGTGCTTGATTGCAATAATTTCTATGGGGGTGGTGGTATTAGTAGATCTAAGAAACATTTGGCGGGGATAAAAGAGAAGTTGAGGTTTGTAGGAAAGTACCAACTGATGTACGCTTTCAAATTTAGTAGTATATTGATGGTTTTGCATCAACAAAAAATAAGGGTGCAAGAAATATATGAAGAGAATAATCCATATGGGCAGGAAGAACACATGTGTTTAGATGATGATGTCCAAGAAATTGATCATCCTCACATACTTCCATCTACTTCTACGAGCAAGGGTAAAAGAAATGGATTAATAGCAcatttggtcattgaaagatatctcatttttcaatttgcacatTAAAAGATTTTTTGTGTCAATCTGGTACATCAAAGTTTCAatttgtgtcaaattacactCGGTCAAAATTGCCTAGTTTAGGGCAGTCAACGTGTTCATGTGGCATGTTTACCGTTAACTAGGGATTACACCATGGAAAATGATTTTTCACGTGTAAATATTgcatttttctaaaataaaataaaataaacatgtgGTGAAAAATCTAATTCAATCATTTATGGTCTGCTCTGATGAGGGATTTCGATCTCTAGAAACTCAATGTTGCCAATGTCGAGACTTGTGACAGTTCACCTCCGAAGCCGAAGCCCAACAGGTGGAGCCGAAAGCTCGTCCGAGCACAAATCTCAATCGTACCGTGAGGGAATCTATGGCTTGTGTTTCAGATGCCAGTGAGGAGCTAAACTACTTGCTTGAAATTTGTTGAGTCTGCTTGAACAAAAGTGGTTGTGTATGGATTGGTTTCATCAGATCTGGATATTGGTATTGGAGGCAATGATGGTGTGTGGATTTGTATTTGTTGACCAACACCACTACTGCCATTGCTGTTTGGAGAGGTTACTGGAAATGGGTTTCTgttaattttttgaattatatCGCGTTTGGATCAACCCATAAACTTTATGTTCGTGATTAAggatttggtggtggtggtggtggtggtggcggcggtGGTGACCGTGGCTTAAGAGAAAGAGTCTGGCGTCGAGTCCTGGGAAGGAATTCTTGGCCCA
This genomic window from Tripterygium wilfordii isolate XIE 37 chromosome 9, ASM1340144v1, whole genome shotgun sequence contains:
- the LOC120006392 gene encoding protein FAR1-RELATED SEQUENCE 5-like isoform X4, which codes for MEFRVDGDFNGEMVTNCIALEENRGDDGIELVENTIEVPLHQNHEEKIEQDCSEDSIPDAIPAVSGPQADEPYVGQEFESEAAAHAFYNAYATRVGFVIRVSKLSRSRRDGTAIGRALVCNREGYRMPDKREKILRQRAETRVGCRAMILVRKVSSGKWVVTKFVMEHTHPLTPGKGRRDCIYSQYPVATVKNLLLPLARAG
- the LOC120006392 gene encoding protein FAR1-RELATED SEQUENCE 5-like isoform X3 gives rise to the protein MEFRVDGDFNGEMVTNCIALEENRGDDGIELVENTIEVPLHQNHEEKIEQDCSEDSIPDAIPAVSGPQADEPYVGQEFESEAAAHAFYNAYATRVGFVIRVSKLSRSRRDGTAIGRALVCNREGYRMPDKREKILRQRAETRVGCRAMILVRKVSSGKWVVTKFVMEHTHPLTPGKGRRDCIYSQYPNCILVYKCSMEVHGMMIL
- the LOC120006392 gene encoding protein FAR1-RELATED SEQUENCE 6-like isoform X2, which encodes MVTNCIALEENRGDDGIELVENTIEVPLHQNHEEKIEQDCSEDSIPDAIPAVSGPQADEPYVGQEFESEAAAHAFYNAYATRVGFVIRVSKLSRSRRDGTAIGRALVCNREGYRMPDKREKILRQRAETRVGCRAMILVRKVSSGKWVVTKFVMEHTHPLTPGKGRRDCIYSQYPNEHDKIRELTQQLALEKKRAASYKRHLEMIFEQIEEHNESLSKKIQHIVHAVREVENEEQESCL
- the LOC120006392 gene encoding protein FAR1-RELATED SEQUENCE 6-like isoform X1, producing MEFRVDGDFNGEMVTNCIALEENRGDDGIELVENTIEVPLHQNHEEKIEQDCSEDSIPDAIPAVSGPQADEPYVGQEFESEAAAHAFYNAYATRVGFVIRVSKLSRSRRDGTAIGRALVCNREGYRMPDKREKILRQRAETRVGCRAMILVRKVSSGKWVVTKFVMEHTHPLTPGKGRRDCIYSQYPNEHDKIRELTQQLALEKKRAASYKRHLEMIFEQIEEHNESLSKKIQHIVHAVREVENEEQESCL